In one window of Desulfurobacteriaceae bacterium DNA:
- the rplU gene encoding 50S ribosomal protein L21, translated as MYAVIKTGGKQYVVEPGQVLKVEKINLPEGSNVEFEALMIRDDNKVVVGDEAKAFKVKATIVRHGKGKKIIVFKYKAKKHYQRKYGHRQHFTEIKIDEIVS; from the coding sequence ATGTATGCTGTTATAAAAACAGGAGGAAAGCAGTACGTAGTGGAGCCTGGTCAGGTTCTAAAGGTTGAGAAAATCAACCTACCTGAGGGCTCTAATGTTGAGTTTGAAGCTCTAATGATAAGGGATGACAACAAAGTTGTAGTAGGAGATGAAGCTAAAGCTTTCAAGGTAAAGGCAACTATCGTAAGACATGGAAAAGGTAAGAAGATTATTGTTTTCAAGTACAAAGCAAAGAAACACTACCAAAGAAAGTATGGACACCGTCAGCACTTTACAGAGATTAAAATTGATGAAATTGTAAGCTAA
- the thrB gene encoding homoserine kinase has translation MKFKVSVPASTSNLGPGFDALGLALTLYNDFEVEPSDFYSVEIEGEGKDDLPKDEKNLFLRAYRSTMEYLGLSQPIKVKLTNRIPLGRGLGSSATAIVGGILAAEKIAGKKLSIAEVIDIAFKFEPHPDNVLPAYTGGFVVAATNGDLSYIKLDFPEELKVIIVVPELFLSTEESRSVLPEKYDKKDVIFNIQRVALFLGALQKKDFELLKEAVKDRIHQPYRCDLIPSFWEILSEGYKAGAYAVYLSGAGSCIGALADKNFNEIGKAMCNVFDALGIESRYLVLDVDKKGARIENV, from the coding sequence ATGAAGTTTAAGGTTTCTGTTCCAGCCTCGACGAGTAATCTGGGACCGGGTTTTGATGCCCTAGGACTTGCTTTAACTTTGTATAACGATTTTGAAGTGGAACCTTCAGATTTTTACTCTGTAGAAATAGAAGGTGAAGGAAAAGACGACCTTCCAAAAGATGAGAAGAACCTTTTCTTAAGAGCATATAGAAGCACAATGGAATATCTTGGACTTTCTCAACCGATAAAGGTAAAACTTACAAATAGAATTCCACTTGGAAGGGGTCTTGGGAGCTCTGCCACAGCAATAGTTGGAGGAATCTTAGCTGCAGAAAAAATAGCTGGAAAGAAACTCTCAATAGCAGAAGTAATAGACATCGCCTTCAAGTTTGAACCCCATCCAGATAACGTCCTACCAGCTTATACTGGAGGCTTTGTCGTTGCAGCTACAAACGGAGATTTATCCTACATAAAGCTTGATTTTCCTGAAGAACTAAAAGTGATAATCGTTGTTCCTGAACTATTCCTATCTACAGAAGAATCAAGGTCTGTCCTTCCAGAAAAATACGACAAGAAAGATGTAATTTTTAACATTCAAAGAGTTGCGCTATTTTTAGGTGCTTTACAAAAGAAAGATTTTGAACTTTTAAAAGAAGCTGTTAAAGATAGGATTCACCAACCATATCGTTGTGATCTAATACCTTCTTTCTGGGAGATCCTCTCTGAAGGATACAAAGCCGGTGCTTACGCAGTTTACCTTTCTGGAGCTGGAAGCTGCATAGGGGCATTAGCTGATAAAAACTTTAACGAGATAGGGAAAGCAATGTGCAACGTATTTGATGCTCTTGGAATAGAGTCGAGATACCTTGTCTTAGACGTGGATAAAAAAGGTGCAAGAATAGAAAATGTTTAA